In one Nitrososphaera viennensis EN76 genomic region, the following are encoded:
- a CDS encoding proteasome subunit beta gives MHPQDNRYPEYIAEQIKKGTTTCALTCKDGVVLAADTRASAGLFIADRHVMKIQKVDNHLAMTIAGGVADAQNLVDTMRYNANIFRLENKEVIPVKSAARLCSNILFNNRYFPYYVQIIMAGYTDKEGGRIYNIDLFGSLTTEKFISTGSGSPVAYGYLESEFKDGMGVNEAYKLAMHAIAAAIRRNAGTGDSINVAIIDKDGYRELSKEQKTAVGVVF, from the coding sequence ATGCACCCCCAGGATAACCGTTACCCGGAGTATATCGCTGAGCAAATAAAGAAGGGTACGACTACATGCGCCTTGACATGCAAGGATGGCGTGGTGCTGGCGGCAGACACCAGGGCAAGCGCCGGCCTCTTTATCGCCGACAGGCACGTCATGAAGATTCAAAAGGTCGACAACCACCTTGCAATGACGATTGCCGGTGGAGTCGCCGACGCGCAGAACCTGGTCGACACGATGCGCTACAACGCCAACATATTCAGGCTTGAAAACAAAGAGGTCATCCCGGTCAAGTCGGCTGCAAGGCTCTGCTCAAACATACTGTTCAACAACCGCTACTTCCCCTACTACGTCCAGATAATCATGGCAGGCTACACCGACAAAGAAGGCGGCAGGATATACAACATCGACCTGTTTGGCTCGCTCACCACGGAGAAATTCATCTCCACCGGCTCTGGCTCGCCCGTCGCGTACGGCTACCTTGAATCCGAGTTCAAGGATGGCATGGGCGTGAACGAGGCGTACAAGCTGGCCATGCACGCAATAGCGGCGGCAATCCGCAGGAACGCCGGAACCGGCGACAGCATCAACGTGGCCATCATCGACAAGGACGGCTACCGCGAGCTGTCAAAGGAACAAAAGACCGCAGTGGGCGTCGTCTTCTAG
- the leuC gene encoding 3-isopropylmalate dehydratase large subunit, with protein MAQARTIFEKIWDSHVVHQEKEGGPSLLYIDRHLVHEVTSPQAFDGLRMNRRRVRRPDLTYATMDHNVPTTARSLPIVDQISATQIRTLADNCREFGITLFDMHSPDQGIVHVIGPELGLTIPGTTIVCGDSHTSTHGAFGAFALGIGTSEVEHVLATQTMWMDKPKTFAVNFVGRRKNKHAVTAKDMVLYLIRTIGTAGGTGSVLEYRGEAISELSMENRMTICNMSIEGGARAGLVAPDETTFDYIRDRRYAPKGEQFERAVEYWKGLRTDENAKFYRSITIDTASLAPQVSWGTNPGMVVSVNESVPAPDEFAKGNENERKAAVRALEYMALESGTPVTDIKLDRVFIGSCTNSRLEDLVEASVVVKGRRVSPRVRAMVVPGSQQVKAAAEKLGLDKIFKDAGFEWRESGCSMCLGMNPDILAPGERCASTSNRNFEGRQGAGGRTHLVSPVMAAAAAIEGRFVDVREWL; from the coding sequence TTGGCCCAAGCAAGGACCATATTTGAAAAGATCTGGGACAGCCACGTCGTGCACCAGGAGAAGGAAGGCGGGCCGTCCTTGCTCTACATAGACCGCCACCTTGTACATGAAGTTACGTCTCCGCAGGCCTTTGACGGCCTCCGCATGAACCGCCGCAGGGTGCGCCGGCCTGACCTGACGTATGCCACTATGGACCACAACGTGCCTACAACTGCGCGCTCGCTTCCAATAGTCGACCAGATATCGGCGACCCAGATACGCACTCTTGCAGACAACTGCAGGGAGTTTGGGATTACATTGTTTGACATGCACAGCCCGGATCAGGGCATCGTGCACGTGATAGGGCCGGAGCTTGGGCTGACAATCCCCGGCACTACGATTGTATGCGGCGACAGCCACACGTCGACGCACGGAGCGTTTGGCGCGTTTGCGCTTGGCATAGGGACAAGCGAGGTCGAGCACGTGCTTGCCACGCAGACGATGTGGATGGACAAGCCCAAGACCTTTGCCGTCAATTTCGTCGGAAGGCGAAAAAACAAGCACGCCGTGACTGCAAAGGACATGGTGCTCTACCTCATACGGACAATCGGCACCGCCGGCGGCACCGGCTCTGTGCTTGAATACCGCGGCGAGGCGATATCAGAGCTTTCTATGGAAAACAGGATGACTATATGCAACATGTCCATCGAAGGCGGCGCCCGGGCAGGCCTTGTTGCGCCCGACGAAACTACTTTTGACTACATCCGGGACAGGCGCTATGCGCCAAAGGGTGAGCAGTTTGAGCGCGCAGTGGAATACTGGAAAGGGTTGCGCACGGACGAAAACGCGAAATTCTACAGATCCATTACAATAGACACTGCGTCGCTTGCCCCGCAGGTCAGCTGGGGCACGAACCCGGGGATGGTGGTGAGCGTGAACGAAAGCGTGCCGGCGCCAGACGAGTTTGCCAAGGGAAATGAAAACGAGCGCAAGGCCGCTGTTCGTGCATTAGAGTACATGGCCTTGGAATCCGGAACGCCGGTGACTGACATCAAGCTTGACCGTGTCTTTATCGGCTCGTGCACCAACTCGCGCCTCGAGGATCTCGTGGAGGCATCGGTCGTAGTCAAGGGCCGCAGGGTATCGCCAAGGGTAAGGGCGATGGTGGTGCCCGGCTCGCAGCAGGTAAAGGCCGCGGCAGAAAAGCTCGGGCTTGACAAAATATTCAAGGACGCCGGCTTTGAGTGGCGCGAGTCGGGATGCAGCATGTGCCTTGGCATGAACCCCGACATCCTTGCGCCCGGCGAGCGCTGCGCAAGCACCTCAAACCGCAACTTTGAGGGCAGGCAGGGAGCAGGAGGCAGGACGCACCTCGTTAGCCCGGTGATGGCCGCGGC